Proteins encoded by one window of Lasioglossum baleicum chromosome 4, iyLasBale1, whole genome shotgun sequence:
- the LOC143207993 gene encoding uncharacterized protein LOC143207993 isoform X2, with protein sequence MNKYRYPRVPNRRKRRFHFALTWIATGWRGANETPDISRYIRAIGKPINSLPVAKASSRADFQLASRKKLRLVSVASPLPWPRDVVVNQ encoded by the exons CTATCCTCGAGTCCCGAATCGTAGGAAGCGCAGGTTTCATTTTGCATTGACATGGATTGCAACGGGATGGAGGGGAGCCAACGAGACACCCGACATTTCTCG ATACATCCGAGCGATtgggaagcctattaatagtcTTCCTGTGGCTAAAGCGTCGAGCAGAGCAGATTTCCAATTAGCATCTCGTAAAAAGCTTCGCCTCGTTAGCGTCGCATCCCCGCTTCCTTGGCCACGTGACGTAGTGGTGAACCAATAG